A part of Desulfobacter sp. genomic DNA contains:
- a CDS encoding transcriptional repressor, whose translation MDLFYEQCKAHNLKITPQRVAVYKALSSSLSHPSADQIHKELKKEFPNISLDTVNRTLLTFAKADMIDVVEGHGDPRRFDPNRNPHHHFYCVSCRKIFDFKDDDLDRLPLSPEIENKFTVTGKRVCLTGYCDKCRHLHKEGSVH comes from the coding sequence TTGGATCTATTCTACGAACAATGCAAGGCCCATAATCTAAAAATAACTCCCCAGCGGGTGGCGGTGTACAAGGCGTTGAGTTCATCCCTATCCCACCCCAGTGCCGACCAGATCCACAAAGAATTGAAAAAGGAGTTTCCCAACATCAGCCTGGACACGGTAAACCGAACCCTGCTTACCTTTGCCAAGGCCGATATGATCGATGTGGTGGAAGGACACGGGGATCCCAGGCGCTTTGATCCCAACCGGAATCCCCACCACCATTTTTACTGCGTTTCCTGCAGGAAAATCTTTGATTTCAAGGACGACGACCTGGACCGGCTCCCCCTTTCCCCGGAAATTGAAAATAAATTCACCGTCACGGGAAAGCGGGTCTGCCTGACCGGGTATTGCGATAAGTGCCGCCACCTTCATAAAGAGGGCAGCGTCCATTAA
- a CDS encoding PhoH family protein, with the protein MKKSFILDTNVILHDSACIHQFKDNDIFIPITVIEELDKFKKGNNVINCNARDFLRTLDALSSDKMLNGGVPVADGKGSIAIRLDTALDPIIQENFSEITPDIRILNIAYSIAKQNNFKNAVFVTKDVNLRLKARSIGLKTENYNSKFVENISEMYTGLKVVENIGSQVLDDLYQKPYEAETDRLGEGLEFFSNENVILKNGSKSALAYFDGGSRTVKLIQPKICYGIKPRNSEQTFALNAMLNPDISLVTVSGKAGTGKTLLALAAALARKQFYRQIFIARPVVPLSNKDLGFLPGDVASKLDPYMQPLYDNLSVIQNHFNENGTNGKKIKELIEEEKIVITPISYIRGRSIVRVFFIVDEAQNLTPHEVKTIITRAGEGTKIVFTGDIFQIDHPYLDSQTNGLAYIIEKMKGQKLYAHINLEKGERSELAELASKIL; encoded by the coding sequence ATGAAAAAAAGTTTCATTCTGGACACCAATGTTATCCTCCATGACAGCGCCTGCATTCACCAATTCAAGGACAATGACATTTTTATCCCCATTACGGTGATCGAAGAGCTGGATAAGTTCAAGAAGGGAAATAATGTCATCAATTGCAATGCCAGGGACTTTCTGCGGACCCTGGATGCATTGTCCAGCGACAAAATGCTAAACGGCGGCGTGCCTGTTGCCGACGGTAAAGGCAGCATCGCCATACGGCTGGATACGGCACTGGATCCCATTATCCAGGAGAATTTCAGTGAGATAACCCCGGATATCCGGATTCTGAACATCGCATATTCAATCGCTAAACAAAATAATTTTAAAAACGCAGTCTTTGTGACCAAGGATGTGAACCTGCGGCTAAAGGCCCGGTCCATCGGCCTTAAAACGGAAAACTATAATTCGAAATTTGTGGAAAATATTTCCGAGATGTATACCGGGCTTAAGGTGGTAGAGAACATCGGTTCCCAGGTACTGGATGATTTATACCAGAAGCCCTACGAGGCAGAAACCGACCGGCTGGGGGAAGGGCTTGAATTTTTTTCCAATGAGAATGTAATCCTGAAAAACGGATCAAAGTCGGCGCTGGCCTATTTTGACGGTGGCAGCAGGACCGTAAAGCTTATCCAGCCCAAGATATGTTACGGCATCAAGCCGAGAAACTCCGAGCAGACCTTTGCCCTCAACGCCATGCTTAATCCGGATATCTCTCTGGTCACGGTGTCGGGCAAGGCCGGAACAGGCAAAACCCTGCTGGCACTGGCTGCGGCCCTGGCAAGAAAGCAGTTTTACCGCCAGATCTTCATTGCCCGGCCCGTGGTGCCCCTTAGCAACAAAGATCTTGGATTTTTGCCCGGGGATGTCGCCTCCAAGCTGGACCCCTATATGCAGCCGTTGTACGACAATCTCTCTGTGATTCAGAACCACTTCAACGAAAACGGCACCAACGGGAAGAAAATAAAGGAGCTGATTGAGGAAGAGAAAATTGTGATCACCCCCATCTCATATATCCGGGGACGGTCCATTGTCCGGGTGTTTTTCATCGTTGACGAAGCCCAGAACCTCACCCCCCATGAGGTGAAAACCATTATCACCCGGGCCGGGGAAGGGACCAAAATCGTATTTACCGGGGATATTTTCCAGATTGATCATCCCTACCTGGACAGCCAGACCAACGGGCTGGCCTATATCATTGAGAAGATGAAGGGGCAGAAATTATATGCCCATATCAACCTGGAAAAAGGGGAACGATCAGAATTAGCCGAACTGGCATCTAAAATTTTATAG
- a CDS encoding outer membrane protein assembly factor BamD: MKNWLIIGIFMILLSGCSLFDESSQMNKSAQQLAAEGAAAFMNEDYQDAVKAYTDLKDWYPFSKYAILAELKVADAHFHLEEYDEALVAYEGFEKMHPKNEAVPYVINQMGMCWFKQIDTVDRDSAPAKNAMALFKRLYRQFPDHELAEEAVARIEACIDNIAGHELYVADHYNKTEAYKAALKRYEYIVEFYPGTEQSEIALAKIPAVAEKVKKLEAEQAEKEKNED, from the coding sequence ATGAAAAATTGGCTTATTATCGGGATCTTCATGATCCTGCTCTCTGGCTGTTCCCTGTTTGACGAGTCCAGTCAGATGAACAAAAGCGCCCAGCAGCTTGCTGCCGAAGGGGCGGCCGCCTTCATGAACGAGGACTACCAGGATGCCGTCAAGGCATATACCGACCTGAAGGACTGGTATCCCTTCAGCAAATACGCCATCCTGGCGGAACTCAAGGTCGCCGACGCCCACTTTCACCTGGAAGAGTATGACGAGGCCCTGGTTGCCTATGAGGGGTTTGAGAAAATGCACCCCAAGAACGAGGCGGTTCCCTACGTGATCAACCAGATGGGCATGTGCTGGTTCAAACAGATCGACACGGTGGACCGGGATTCCGCTCCGGCAAAAAATGCAATGGCCCTGTTTAAGCGCCTGTACCGCCAGTTCCCGGACCATGAACTGGCAGAGGAAGCGGTGGCCCGAATTGAAGCCTGCATAGACAACATTGCCGGCCATGAACTATACGTGGCAGACCACTACAATAAAACAGAAGCCTACAAGGCCGCATTGAAACGATACGAATATATCGTTGAATTCTACCCGGGCACAGAGCAGAGCGAGATTGCCCTGGCCAAAATCCCCGCTGTGGCCGAAAAGGTAAAAAAGCTGGAAGCGGAGCAGGCTGAAAAAGAAAAAAACGAAGACTAA
- a CDS encoding rubrerythrin family protein: protein MASLKGTKTEKNLLTAFAGESQARNRYTYFASKAKKEGYVQISEIFTETANQEKEHAKRFFKFLEGGEVEITGAFPAGVIGSTLENLKEAAAGEEYEWTKMYPDFAAVAREEGFQEIAIVFEMVAIAEKQHEKRYKELAANVDAGKVFKKDASTTWRCRNCGYVHDGEEAPEMCPACAHPQAHFEVLGENW, encoded by the coding sequence ATGGCAAGCTTGAAAGGCACCAAAACAGAAAAAAATCTTCTCACCGCATTTGCCGGGGAATCCCAGGCCCGGAACCGCTACACCTATTTTGCCAGTAAAGCCAAAAAAGAGGGATACGTCCAGATTTCAGAGATTTTCACAGAAACCGCCAACCAGGAAAAAGAACATGCCAAACGCTTTTTCAAATTCCTTGAAGGCGGCGAGGTTGAAATCACAGGCGCCTTCCCTGCCGGCGTAATCGGCAGCACCCTTGAAAACCTGAAAGAGGCGGCCGCAGGCGAAGAATACGAATGGACCAAAATGTACCCGGATTTTGCCGCTGTGGCCCGGGAAGAAGGCTTCCAGGAGATCGCTATTGTTTTTGAAATGGTGGCCATTGCCGAAAAGCAGCACGAAAAACGGTACAAAGAACTGGCGGCCAATGTGGACGCCGGAAAGGTTTTCAAAAAAGACGCATCCACCACCTGGCGCTGCCGCAACTGCGGGTATGTCCATGACGGAGAAGAAGCTCCGGAAATGTGCCCCGCCTGTGCCCATCCCCAGGCCCACTTTGAAGTCCTCGGCGAGAACTGGTAG
- a CDS encoding 50S ribosomal protein L28, whose translation MSKQCAICGKKPMVGNNVSHAHNLNKRRFNPNLQRVRAVIKQGCVRKIDVCTSCIKAGKVVKAS comes from the coding sequence ATGTCAAAACAATGTGCAATTTGCGGAAAGAAACCAATGGTCGGCAACAATGTCAGCCATGCCCACAATCTGAACAAAAGACGGTTCAACCCCAATCTTCAGAGAGTCCGCGCAGTGATCAAACAGGGTTGCGTCAGAAAAATTGATGTATGCACCTCCTGCATCAAGGCAGGCAAAGTCGTTAAAGCCTCCTAA
- the trxA gene encoding thioredoxin, which yields MAENIIELTDDDFENMIKTSDKPVMVDFWAPWCGPCKAIGPTVEALSAEYGDKMTFAKVNVDDNPLSPSKFGVQAIPTLIFFKGGQVAEQITGMVAKEKLEETLKSVL from the coding sequence ATGGCAGAAAATATTATAGAATTGACCGACGACGATTTTGAAAACATGATAAAAACCTCAGACAAACCCGTGATGGTGGATTTCTGGGCCCCCTGGTGCGGCCCCTGCAAAGCCATTGGTCCCACGGTTGAAGCCCTGTCCGCAGAGTACGGCGACAAAATGACCTTTGCCAAGGTCAATGTGGACGACAACCCCTTGAGCCCCAGCAAATTCGGCGTCCAGGCCATCCCCACCCTGATCTTTTTCAAAGGCGGCCAGGTGGCCGAGCAGATTACAGGCATGGTGGCCAAAGAAAAACTTGAAGAGACCCTCAAAAGCGTTCTTTAA
- the trxB gene encoding thioredoxin-disulfide reductase, which yields MSDYDLVIIGAGPAGLTAGLYAARARMKVLLLEKAVPGGQILITDWIENYPGFPEGISGFDLAEKMKKQAMDLGLEIETAEVHSLNLSAETKEIVLKDRSIKAKALIIATGASPRKLGIGEDRYMGKGISFCATCDGPFFRDKTVVAIGGGDTAVQESIFLTKFAKKVYLVHRRDELRATKILQERAFANDKIEFIWDSVATGVEGFFGIEGVKIKNVKSGAESTIKADGCFIWVGILPNTEFVNGAVATDEGGFIIADAHMATNIPGVYAVGDVRNTPLRQVSTAVGDGAIAAVSAEHYIESL from the coding sequence ATGAGCGATTATGATCTGGTGATTATCGGTGCCGGCCCTGCCGGCCTGACCGCAGGCCTCTACGCGGCCCGGGCCAGGATGAAGGTACTGCTTCTGGAAAAAGCCGTGCCCGGCGGCCAGATTCTTATCACGGACTGGATTGAAAACTACCCCGGTTTCCCTGAAGGCATCTCCGGATTTGATCTGGCGGAAAAAATGAAAAAACAGGCCATGGACCTGGGGCTGGAAATCGAAACCGCCGAAGTCCACAGCCTCAACCTCAGCGCCGAAACCAAGGAGATCGTTCTCAAGGACAGATCCATCAAGGCCAAAGCCCTGATCATTGCCACCGGCGCCTCCCCCAGAAAACTGGGAATCGGCGAAGACCGCTACATGGGCAAAGGTATTTCTTTCTGCGCCACCTGCGACGGCCCCTTCTTCCGGGATAAAACCGTTGTGGCCATCGGCGGCGGTGACACCGCGGTACAGGAATCCATTTTCCTGACCAAATTTGCCAAGAAGGTTTATCTGGTCCACCGCAGAGACGAACTGCGGGCCACAAAAATCCTTCAGGAAAGGGCCTTTGCCAATGATAAAATCGAATTCATCTGGGATTCGGTGGCCACCGGCGTTGAGGGATTCTTCGGCATTGAAGGGGTAAAAATCAAAAATGTAAAATCCGGCGCGGAATCCACCATCAAGGCCGACGGCTGCTTTATCTGGGTGGGCATCCTGCCCAACACCGAATTTGTCAACGGGGCCGTTGCCACCGATGAAGGCGGATTCATTATTGCCGACGCCCACATGGCAACCAATATCCCCGGTGTCTATGCCGTTGGTGATGTCAGGAACACCCCCCTGCGTCAGGTATCCACGGCCGTGGGCGACGGAGCCATTGCAGCGGTTTCCGCAGAACATTATATAGAAAGCTTATAA